Proteins encoded within one genomic window of Candidatus Omnitrophota bacterium:
- a CDS encoding class I SAM-dependent methyltransferase, producing MDKCPLCGSERTRLEHKSAGTSIRSCAACELLYRFPQPSDGELEELYNSHYTKEKMTNNRPGGASPENVLRQHLDLIDRFLLPLKGKRILDYGCGAGALGKIAKARGMDVAGVESNAHAREHLIKTGLFPVYKDAHELSASGKRFDLIVLIQVLEHLREPWNDIGKLAGLLSPGGCIYITTINSKGLNIIVNGFHRRELLKMEHLYWFTYKCLDALCKNAGLGRTIRLRNAVADTNQGPALRVSQTILGRFDLAGSIKIGVKR from the coding sequence ATGGATAAATGCCCCTTATGCGGGTCGGAAAGAACGCGGCTGGAGCATAAATCCGCCGGCACAAGCATCCGCTCATGCGCGGCGTGCGAGCTTTTATACAGGTTCCCGCAGCCTTCCGACGGAGAGCTTGAAGAGCTGTATAACAGCCACTATACAAAAGAAAAAATGACGAATAACAGGCCGGGCGGGGCCTCTCCGGAGAACGTCCTTAGACAGCATCTGGACCTTATCGATAGATTTTTGTTGCCGCTGAAAGGCAAGCGCATACTTGACTATGGATGCGGCGCAGGCGCTCTCGGAAAGATCGCCAAAGCGCGGGGCATGGATGTTGCGGGCGTCGAGTCTAATGCGCACGCGAGAGAACATTTAATAAAAACAGGCCTCTTCCCGGTATATAAAGACGCGCATGAGTTGTCGGCCTCGGGCAAGAGATTCGATCTTATTGTATTGATACAAGTGCTGGAGCACCTGCGGGAACCGTGGAACGACATAGGTAAGCTTGCCGGCCTGCTTTCCCCGGGAGGATGTATTTATATAACGACCATAAACAGCAAAGGGCTGAACATTATCGTGAACGGCTTTCACCGGCGCGAACTTTTAAAGATGGAGCACTTATACTGGTTCACGTATAAGTGCCTGGACGCGCTTTGTAAGAATGCCGGCCTTGGCAGAACGATCAGGCTGCGCAATGCCGTAGCCGATACGAACCAGGGGCCGGCGCTGCGCGTGTCGCAGACGATCCTCGGCCGTTTTGATCTGGCCGGCTCCATCAAGATCGGCGTGAAAAGATGA
- a CDS encoding glycosyltransferase family 4 protein, with protein sequence MTITGSRKKDDPAKRVLVLAYACEPGLGSENAVGWEWVKSISRHNETWVITRGSNRAAIEKELSGHPAGNIHFIFFDYPKWSRFWKKGRRGIHLYYLLWQAAVFFIAKRLHKELKFDLAHHLTFVSDWMPSCLAFLPVPFIWGPVGSHNVPLRPFYGDPAALIYELARKILYKTAYYNPLVVFTRRKAKKIIAINKYVAHKFSGYSGKVITVPAIAVTIPGFEPHSRGPKTKILFAGGLVHWKGALFAVEAYKRFAAVNENSEFLIAGEGPCRGRIADIIRQNRLQDKIKLLGLLPQQELFKLMDEIDIFLYPSFEGAGMVVLEAMAHGDPVVCLDWGGPGEFVDERCGIKVKALARRDIIEGLSAALERLASCPDLAGSMGRSAREKAARYSWEEKEKAINAVYG encoded by the coding sequence ATGACTATAACCGGTAGCCGCAAGAAAGATGATCCGGCGAAGCGCGTCCTTGTCCTGGCCTATGCCTGCGAACCGGGCCTGGGGTCGGAAAACGCTGTCGGCTGGGAGTGGGTGAAGAGCATATCCCGGCATAACGAGACATGGGTGATCACGCGGGGATCGAACAGGGCTGCTATAGAAAAAGAACTGTCGGGGCATCCGGCGGGCAATATCCATTTTATCTTCTTCGACTATCCGAAATGGTCCAGGTTCTGGAAGAAGGGAAGAAGGGGCATTCATTTATATTACCTGCTTTGGCAAGCGGCCGTTTTTTTTATCGCGAAGAGGCTGCATAAAGAATTAAAATTCGATCTTGCGCACCACCTGACATTTGTAAGCGATTGGATGCCGAGCTGCCTGGCATTTTTACCGGTCCCGTTCATCTGGGGGCCCGTAGGATCGCATAACGTGCCCCTGAGGCCGTTCTACGGCGATCCGGCGGCGCTTATTTACGAATTGGCGAGAAAAATATTATACAAGACGGCGTACTACAACCCTCTTGTTGTCTTTACCCGGCGGAAGGCGAAGAAGATAATAGCCATCAATAAATATGTCGCGCATAAATTTTCCGGATATAGCGGCAAGGTGATAACGGTCCCGGCAATAGCCGTAACTATCCCCGGCTTTGAACCGCATAGCCGCGGACCGAAGACCAAAATATTGTTTGCCGGAGGCCTGGTGCACTGGAAAGGCGCGCTATTCGCCGTTGAGGCGTATAAAAGATTTGCGGCGGTCAATGAAAATTCGGAATTCCTGATAGCGGGCGAAGGCCCATGCAGGGGACGTATCGCGGATATTATAAGGCAGAACCGTCTTCAGGATAAGATAAAGCTGTTGGGTTTATTACCTCAGCAGGAGCTTTTTAAACTGATGGACGAGATCGATATCTTTCTGTATCCCAGCTTCGAAGGCGCCGGGATGGTGGTTCTGGAGGCGATGGCTCACGGCGATCCCGTCGTTTGTCTCGACTGGGGCGGGCCCGGTGAATTCGTCGATGAGAGATGCGGCATAAAGGTCAAGGCGCTCGCGCGCCGGGATATCATAGAAGGCCTTTCGGCGGCGCTCGAACGGCTGGCGTCCTGTCCGGACCTGGCCGGGTCTATGGGGCGCTCCGCCAGGGAAAAAGCGGCCCGGTATTCCTGGGAAGAGAAAGAAAAGGCCATAAATGCTGTCTATGGATAA
- a CDS encoding phosphotransferase, with translation MSADAMSIIGKINGRLMDAGDGDPYLALPSKEEIRWLLPLGAPYSRAGVFDFYHPYSLKNKFLKFAVMALIRMRLAGTVLAGNILFKDDSEGTGLKKTLERSLGVKIDISLSVNPLMDKATGIIVNPDGCVIAYSKMGFSDHSAALINNEYESLQKVRALGLVSCDIPEITSFFIENGATCVVETPSAKPCSISRLRLTKKHTVFLSELFGRTQKKGLLEESAAYIRLHAKILTGIRSFPEEWRERFVKCMERLSQHRLIQMPGCLSHGDFAPWNILFAGPRKNIFLTDWEYCQEGLPFWDAFHFISHTNILLNRCAQSALTDMVFEESVRKEVYSEVCPEAAEDPEKLKASFILYSVNMSLRYLEMYSIAGRLDMQTKKILSVFGKVLDDYNR, from the coding sequence ATGAGCGCTGACGCGATGAGCATAATAGGGAAAATAAACGGGCGCCTTATGGACGCCGGAGACGGAGACCCTTATCTTGCCCTTCCTTCAAAAGAAGAAATCCGCTGGCTGCTGCCTCTGGGCGCGCCCTATAGCCGTGCCGGGGTATTCGATTTTTACCATCCGTATAGTTTGAAGAATAAATTTCTCAAATTTGCGGTAATGGCATTGATAAGGATGAGGCTGGCCGGCACGGTGCTGGCAGGAAATATATTGTTCAAGGATGACAGCGAAGGGACAGGACTGAAAAAAACTCTTGAAAGGTCGTTGGGCGTAAAGATAGACATATCATTGTCGGTCAATCCGCTCATGGATAAGGCGACCGGAATAATCGTAAACCCAGATGGGTGCGTCATAGCCTATTCTAAAATGGGTTTTTCGGATCATTCCGCCGCGCTAATAAATAATGAATATGAATCATTGCAAAAGGTAAGGGCGCTAGGCCTGGTTTCATGCGACATCCCGGAAATAACCTCTTTTTTTATTGAGAACGGCGCTACCTGCGTCGTTGAAACGCCCTCCGCGAAGCCATGTTCGATAAGCCGGTTACGCTTGACCAAAAAACACACAGTGTTTTTATCGGAACTATTCGGGCGCACTCAAAAAAAAGGCCTTTTGGAAGAAAGCGCCGCATATATTAGATTACACGCAAAAATATTAACAGGCATACGCAGCTTTCCCGAAGAGTGGAGGGAACGTTTTGTTAAGTGTATGGAGAGGCTTTCGCAACACCGCCTCATCCAGATGCCGGGCTGTCTTTCGCATGGCGACTTCGCGCCCTGGAACATATTATTTGCGGGGCCCCGGAAGAATATCTTTCTGACCGACTGGGAATATTGCCAGGAAGGCCTGCCTTTCTGGGACGCCTTTCATTTTATAAGCCATACGAATATACTGCTGAATAGATGCGCCCAGAGCGCCTTGACGGATATGGTGTTTGAGGAAAGCGTCAGGAAGGAAGTTTATAGTGAAGTATGTCCTGAGGCGGCGGAGGACCCGGAGAAATTGAAGGCTTCCTTTATACTTTACTCGGTTAATATGAGTTTAAGATATCTGGAAATGTATTCAATAGCGGGGCGGCTGGACATGCAAACAAAGAAGATATTGAGCGTATTCGGGAAAGTTTTAGATGACTATAACCGGTAG
- a CDS encoding glycosyltransferase has product MTNSPAVSVLMSVRNGMPYIKEAVESILAQTYREWEFVIVDNASGDGTKEYLEDMRRKDPRIRLIRNDVYKEQGEGLNMGLEQCRGVWVMRMDADDISLPDRLERQLDFIKVNPDISVAATLVYYIDENGRVIGKNTSKWTDRISVDKTVENNELVGLPHPSVIMRRDVIKGTGGYRPQFRPAEDIDLWNRVLEKGHRIIVQGEYLLKYRIHSSGSSFSFKKAKSARLKVAWLKDCLARRRGGGGEQSWEEFLASRARMPLLKKLNAERKDYAKALYKYSVLNFSKRSYHRMLPAIMAALIMQPGFVIKQVTSKRWR; this is encoded by the coding sequence ATGACAAATTCCCCCGCCGTATCCGTCCTGATGTCGGTCCGCAACGGCATGCCTTATATTAAGGAAGCGGTGGAAAGTATTCTCGCCCAGACCTACCGTGAATGGGAGTTTGTGATAGTCGATAACGCGAGCGGTGACGGGACGAAAGAATACCTCGAAGATATGAGACGGAAGGATCCCCGTATCAGGTTGATACGGAATGACGTTTATAAAGAACAGGGAGAAGGATTGAATATGGGGCTTGAGCAATGCCGCGGCGTCTGGGTGATGCGGATGGACGCCGATGACATATCCCTGCCGGATCGCCTGGAGAGACAACTGGATTTTATTAAAGTCAACCCGGACATATCGGTGGCGGCGACGCTCGTATATTATATTGACGAAAATGGCAGGGTCATAGGAAAAAATACTTCTAAATGGACGGACAGGATATCCGTCGATAAGACCGTAGAAAACAATGAACTGGTCGGATTGCCGCATCCAAGCGTCATCATGAGAAGAGACGTTATAAAAGGAACGGGCGGGTACCGGCCACAATTCAGGCCAGCGGAAGACATAGACCTGTGGAACAGGGTCCTGGAAAAAGGGCACCGTATAATCGTGCAGGGCGAATATCTTTTAAAATACAGGATACATTCGTCGGGATCCTCGTTCTCTTTTAAGAAGGCCAAGTCCGCGAGGCTGAAGGTCGCATGGCTCAAAGATTGCCTGGCCAGGCGGCGCGGCGGAGGGGGTGAACAGTCATGGGAAGAGTTCCTGGCGTCGCGCGCGCGCATGCCGTTACTTAAGAAGTTGAACGCGGAGCGAAAAGACTATGCGAAAGCCCTGTATAAATATTCGGTTTTAAATTTTTCAAAACGCTCTTACCACAGGATGCTCCCGGCTATTATGGCGGCGCTTATTATGCAGCCGGGGTTTGTTATAAAACAGGTGACATCAAAACGATGGCGATAG
- a CDS encoding NAD(P)-dependent oxidoreductase — MKLNNRGRMRIVITGVSSFVGSHLAAFFSGRGHQVTGTISKNIKEYDPLHRSRLAAAQAAGTVLKRLDITDPEGAKRIVAAQRPEIWIHHAGYATDYGKADYNIAEGERVNVLPLDALYANISANECRGVIITGSSAEYSASTSPCREGDPCFPDTPYGLSKLTETLCARQLSLKFGIPTRVARLFIPYGAMDSANKVIPSVVASLKRGRPIDLSACGQKRDFTYIEDVVKGYSALMRDLARKSLFDIFNICSGQAVTLKKLLLYLAKQIKAEPSLLRFGAINMRSNEPRVSYGSIAKAQAVLNWTPRSLDEGLRAYLDDTLKGLS; from the coding sequence TTGAAACTCAATAATAGAGGCAGGATGAGAATAGTCATCACCGGGGTCAGCAGTTTTGTCGGATCCCATCTCGCCGCGTTTTTTTCCGGACGCGGCCATCAGGTTACAGGGACTATCAGTAAAAATATAAAGGAGTACGATCCGCTGCATCGCAGCCGGCTGGCCGCGGCGCAGGCCGCAGGAACGGTCTTGAAGAGATTGGATATAACGGATCCGGAAGGCGCGAAAAGGATCGTGGCTGCCCAGAGGCCGGAGATATGGATACACCACGCGGGATATGCGACAGACTACGGCAAAGCGGATTATAATATTGCGGAAGGGGAGCGCGTAAATGTCCTGCCGCTCGACGCATTGTACGCAAATATTTCCGCCAATGAGTGCAGAGGCGTTATCATTACCGGCTCATCGGCCGAGTACAGCGCCTCAACATCGCCCTGCCGCGAAGGCGATCCGTGTTTTCCGGACACACCTTATGGATTGTCCAAGTTAACCGAAACTCTTTGCGCCAGGCAGCTGTCGCTAAAATTCGGCATACCTACGCGCGTAGCGAGGCTATTCATTCCTTATGGCGCCATGGACAGCGCCAATAAGGTGATACCGAGCGTAGTCGCATCGCTCAAAAGAGGAAGGCCGATAGACCTGTCGGCGTGTGGTCAAAAGCGGGACTTTACTTATATAGAAGATGTCGTAAAGGGTTATTCGGCGCTGATGCGGGATCTCGCAAGAAAGAGCCTATTTGATATATTCAATATCTGCAGCGGCCAGGCAGTTACCCTGAAAAAGCTTTTACTATATTTGGCAAAGCAGATAAAGGCCGAGCCCTCCCTCCTTCGGTTCGGCGCAATAAATATGCGTTCCAACGAGCCGCGCGTCTCTTATGGCTCCATCGCAAAGGCGCAAGCGGTATTGAACTGGACCCCTCGCAGCCTCGATGAAGGGTTGCGTGCATATCTTGACGATACATTAAAAGGCTTATCATGA
- a CDS encoding dTDP-4-dehydrorhamnose 3,5-epimerase family protein, translating to MIDGVIITPLKQIVDERGAIMHMLRADAPHFVKFGEIYFSLVRPGAVKAWHIHKRMTLNYAVPSGKIRLVIYDGREESPTKGEVQEILMGPDNYCLVTVPPMLWNGFQGLGPADSIVANCASISHDESEIERRDPHDPSIPYKWGRAREPAG from the coding sequence GTGATAGACGGGGTTATAATAACACCGTTGAAGCAGATCGTTGACGAAAGGGGCGCAATAATGCATATGCTCAGAGCCGACGCGCCGCATTTCGTCAAATTCGGAGAGATCTATTTCTCCCTCGTGCGTCCGGGCGCAGTGAAGGCATGGCACATACATAAGCGCATGACGTTGAACTACGCTGTGCCGAGCGGAAAGATAAGACTTGTTATCTATGACGGCAGGGAAGAGAGCCCTACAAAGGGCGAGGTCCAGGAGATACTTATGGGGCCGGACAATTATTGCCTGGTCACCGTTCCGCCGATGCTCTGGAACGGTTTTCAGGGCCTTGGCCCCGCGGACTCGATAGTCGCAAATTGCGCATCGATCTCCCACGACGAGTCGGAGATAGAGAGAAGAGACCCACATGACCCGTCGATACCGTATAAGTGGGGCAGGGCGCGGGAGCCGGCCGGTTGA
- the rfbG gene encoding CDP-glucose 4,6-dehydratase: MRNVVGLRNFFKNKTVLVTGHTGFKGAWLSIWLNEMGANVIGYALDPYYKNSVFELSKLAGKITDIRGDIRDIGKLKKVFKAHRPQIVVHLAAQSLLRLSYDIPRATFETNVMGTINIIECLKEYRPKSIVLVTSDKCYKNVEQKKGYTETDLLSDRDPYSCSKGCAEMAVQSYRNSFGLKMATARAGNVIGGGDWAPDRLVPDIIRSLKKGARIKIRNPRAVRPWQFVLEPLSGYLILAKEQYEGKDLSGGWNFGPDRTSIVSVKSLAEMIVDEWGGGEMLVQKDSSNKHEAQLLYLDCSRSKSKLKWKPLMNMKKTVKYIVEWYKNYGAGDTYKLCAEQIKRYEGLMRKAGRHT, encoded by the coding sequence GTGAGGAATGTCGTGGGCCTTCGTAATTTTTTTAAGAATAAGACCGTCCTGGTCACAGGACATACCGGTTTCAAGGGCGCGTGGCTTAGTATATGGCTGAACGAAATGGGCGCCAACGTAATAGGATATGCCCTTGACCCGTACTATAAGAACAGCGTTTTTGAATTGTCGAAACTGGCGGGAAAGATCACCGATATAAGGGGCGACATCCGGGATATCGGCAAATTGAAAAAAGTTTTCAAGGCCCACCGGCCCCAGATAGTGGTCCATCTGGCGGCCCAATCTCTCTTAAGGCTTTCCTATGACATACCGAGGGCGACTTTCGAGACCAATGTCATGGGCACGATAAATATCATCGAGTGTTTAAAGGAATACCGCCCGAAAAGCATCGTATTGGTCACAAGCGATAAATGTTATAAGAACGTGGAGCAAAAAAAGGGCTATACAGAAACAGACCTTTTGAGCGACCGGGACCCTTACAGCTGCAGCAAGGGATGCGCTGAAATGGCGGTCCAGTCATACAGGAATTCATTTGGTCTGAAGATGGCGACCGCCCGGGCGGGCAATGTCATCGGAGGAGGGGATTGGGCGCCCGATAGGCTGGTCCCCGATATCATCAGGAGTTTAAAAAAAGGCGCGAGGATAAAGATACGGAACCCGCGCGCGGTAAGGCCATGGCAATTTGTCCTGGAGCCCCTGTCAGGGTATTTAATATTGGCCAAAGAGCAATATGAGGGTAAAGACCTGAGCGGAGGATGGAATTTCGGCCCCGACAGGACGTCGATAGTTTCTGTAAAATCTCTTGCAGAGATGATAGTTGACGAATGGGGAGGCGGAGAGATGCTGGTGCAAAAGGACTCTTCGAATAAGCATGAAGCGCAGCTCCTTTATCTGGATTGTTCAAGATCAAAAAGCAAATTAAAATGGAAGCCTCTTATGAACATGAAAAAGACCGTAAAGTATATTGTGGAGTGGTATAAAAATTACGGCGCTGGAGACACGTACAAGCTTTGCGCGGAGCAGATAAAAAGATATGAGGGGCTTATGCGAAAGGCGGGGAGGCATACGTGA
- the rfbF gene encoding glucose-1-phosphate cytidylyltransferase, with amino-acid sequence MKVVILAGGAGTRLAEETSSRPKPMVEIGGQPILWHIMNIYESYGHKEFVIALGCKAEIVKDYFLNYYNLQSDLTIKLKTGEVTASKAAAKDWVVDLVDTGLNTMTGGRLKRLRNILKGERFMMTYGDGLGNVDLKKLMAFHKSHGKIATVTAVRPAGRFGGMVFDGDRVKKFKEKAQLGEGWINGGFFVFEQGIFDYLEGDDTILEQDPLEDLARDGELMAYKHEGFWQCMDTLRDKQFLEELWSSGKAPWKK; translated from the coding sequence ATGAAAGTCGTGATATTGGCCGGAGGAGCGGGGACGCGCCTTGCCGAGGAGACATCGTCAAGGCCGAAGCCGATGGTCGAGATAGGGGGCCAGCCTATCTTATGGCATATAATGAATATATACGAATCGTACGGGCACAAGGAATTCGTGATAGCCCTCGGCTGCAAGGCCGAGATCGTAAAAGATTATTTCCTTAATTATTACAATCTGCAGAGCGACCTGACCATCAAGCTTAAAACAGGGGAGGTCACGGCATCAAAGGCAGCTGCTAAAGATTGGGTCGTAGATCTCGTTGATACCGGTTTAAATACTATGACGGGCGGCAGGCTCAAGAGGCTGCGGAATATCCTTAAAGGCGAAAGATTCATGATGACTTACGGGGACGGCTTGGGCAACGTGGACCTGAAAAAACTTATGGCGTTCCATAAGTCGCACGGCAAAATAGCGACCGTGACCGCTGTGAGGCCGGCGGGGCGGTTCGGCGGGATGGTATTTGACGGAGACAGGGTAAAGAAGTTCAAAGAAAAAGCGCAGCTGGGAGAAGGCTGGATAAACGGCGGTTTCTTTGTCTTTGAGCAGGGTATATTCGACTATCTGGAAGGGGACGACACTATCCTGGAGCAGGACCCGCTGGAAGACCTCGCCAGGGACGGAGAATTGATGGCCTATAAACACGAAGGGTTCTGGCAATGCATGGACACCTTAAGGGATAAGCAGTTCCTGGAAGAATTGTGGAGCTCGGGAAAAGCGCCGTGGAAAAAATAA
- a CDS encoding MraY family glycosyltransferase, which translates to MRIAAFSVSFLLTAVLTPFIIRHSYKRGLLDYPKEKSIHTRPMPMAGGLVIFFVFFVTSLIFHSGYNLLPLFTASIALLASGLYDDIKGLNAPRKLAVQCFAAALLVWSGVVITDIKIPFGPLVVLGAFSIPVTIFWLVFIMNLINLLDGLDGLAAGLSAIVFIVLAAVTFASNLGIQLMILTGSILAFLAFNFHPAKIFLGNNGSSFLGLAVGYFSIATAQKSAVMPILIIPCVILLIQIVDVALAIVRRARNKTGIFTGDKYHIHHRILGLVKSQRLTVLLFYMCSLILALAALMVWS; encoded by the coding sequence ATGAGGATAGCGGCTTTTTCGGTCTCTTTTTTGTTGACGGCTGTATTGACGCCTTTCATTATCAGGCATTCGTACAAGAGGGGCCTTCTCGATTATCCGAAAGAAAAATCTATACATACGCGGCCGATGCCGATGGCCGGAGGCCTTGTAATATTCTTTGTCTTCTTCGTTACCAGCCTCATCTTCCACTCCGGCTACAACCTGCTGCCGCTATTTACCGCTTCGATCGCGCTCCTGGCGAGCGGGCTCTATGACGACATAAAAGGGCTGAATGCCCCCCGGAAGCTTGCAGTGCAGTGTTTTGCCGCCGCTCTTCTCGTTTGGAGCGGTGTAGTTATCACCGATATCAAGATCCCGTTCGGCCCGCTCGTCGTGCTCGGGGCCTTTTCGATACCCGTAACTATATTCTGGCTCGTCTTCATTATGAATCTGATCAATCTCCTGGACGGCCTGGATGGGTTAGCCGCGGGGCTCTCGGCAATAGTCTTTATCGTCCTCGCCGCGGTAACCTTCGCCTCGAACCTCGGGATCCAGCTGATGATACTTACAGGCTCGATACTGGCATTTCTCGCATTCAATTTTCACCCGGCAAAGATATTCCTGGGGAATAACGGCAGTTCGTTCCTCGGGCTGGCCGTCGGGTACTTCTCTATAGCCACCGCCCAGAAAAGCGCGGTTATGCCTATATTAATAATACCGTGCGTTATACTGCTGATACAGATCGTGGATGTAGCGCTGGCCATAGTCAGGAGGGCCAGGAACAAGACCGGTATATTTACCGGAGACAAATATCATATCCACCACCGGATACTCGGGCTTGTTAAAAGCCAGAGATTGACGGTTCTTCTGTTTTACATGTGCTCGCTTATCCTGGCGTTAGCCGCGTTAATGGTATGGTCGTAG
- the gmd gene encoding GDP-mannose 4,6-dehydratase, translating to MKKALITGITGQDGSYMAEFLLSKGYQVHGLIRRVSTPNLGRIEHISDGSKSRLKLHYGDLSDLEQVSNIIYNIKPDEIYNLGAQSHVRLSFDMPEYTGDVTGLGTTRILEVIRRSGRKIKFYQASSSEMFGTSPAPQNENTPFRARSPYSCAKVYAHEMTKNYRDGYGIFAVNGIAFNHESPRRGEAFVTRKITRAVASIVAKKQNVLYLGYLDVERDWGYAPEYVEAMWKMLQMNKPDDLVLGTGKLGSVKNFVKEAFSYVGLDWRKYVKIDGRFFRPTEVCKLVADSSKARKSIGWKPKVRFGELMKIMIDADMRAIGIKPVGEGDALLREKFPKRWWRID from the coding sequence ATGAAGAAGGCGTTGATCACAGGCATTACCGGCCAGGACGGGTCGTATATGGCCGAATTTCTCCTCTCTAAAGGATACCAGGTCCACGGATTGATAAGACGGGTCAGTACCCCCAACCTGGGCAGGATAGAACATATCAGCGACGGCTCGAAGTCGCGGCTTAAGCTGCATTACGGGGACCTATCCGACCTGGAGCAGGTTTCCAATATAATCTATAACATCAAGCCCGACGAGATATACAATCTGGGCGCGCAGAGCCATGTCCGCCTGAGTTTCGACATGCCCGAGTATACCGGCGACGTAACGGGGCTCGGCACGACGCGTATACTTGAGGTCATCCGCCGGAGCGGCAGGAAGATAAAATTTTATCAGGCTTCATCGAGCGAGATGTTCGGCACTTCCCCGGCCCCGCAGAACGAGAACACGCCTTTCAGGGCCAGGAGCCCTTATTCATGCGCAAAGGTCTATGCGCATGAGATGACAAAGAATTATCGCGACGGTTACGGGATATTCGCCGTTAACGGGATAGCCTTTAATCACGAAAGCCCCCGCCGCGGAGAGGCCTTTGTCACGCGCAAGATAACGCGCGCTGTGGCCTCGATAGTCGCAAAAAAGCAGAATGTCTTATATCTCGGGTATCTCGACGTTGAAAGGGATTGGGGCTATGCCCCCGAATACGTCGAGGCCATGTGGAAGATGCTGCAAATGAACAAACCGGACGATCTTGTCCTGGGGACGGGCAAATTGGGCTCTGTGAAAAATTTCGTCAAAGAGGCGTTTTCATATGTGGGGCTGGATTGGCGTAAATATGTAAAGATAGACGGACGTTTTTTCCGCCCTACGGAAGTCTGCAAACTTGTGGCCGACTCTTCGAAGGCGCGCAAGTCGATCGGCTGGAAGCCTAAGGTGCGGTTCGGTGAACTTATGAAGATTATGATAGACGCGGATATGCGCGCTATCGGCATCAAACCGGTCGGCGAAGGCGATGCCTTGTTGCGGGAGAAGTTCCCGAAGCGGTGGTGGAGAATAGATTGA
- the rsmI gene encoding 16S rRNA (cytidine(1402)-2'-O)-methyltransferase, translating to MPGTLYIVSTPIGNLEDITLRAIDTLKKVDLIAAEDTRHTKILLDRYDIKTPTTSYFEYNKVRKTEYLLKALGDGKSVALVSDAGTPGISDPGYKIIRACIDNNVAVVPIPGASALLTALSISGKPTDKFAFEGFLSNKSARRRRQLQKLRDEGRTAVLYESPHRILKLLEDILEIYGDVDLALVREATKKFEEVRREKVTASIAHFSAKKPQGEFTVII from the coding sequence ATGCCCGGAACGCTATACATAGTCTCCACGCCTATCGGCAACCTTGAAGACATAACATTGCGCGCGATAGACACCCTGAAAAAGGTCGACCTGATCGCCGCCGAAGATACGCGCCATACGAAGATACTGCTCGACAGGTACGATATAAAGACTCCCACCACAAGTTATTTCGAATATAATAAGGTCCGGAAGACGGAGTACCTGTTGAAAGCGCTCGGCGATGGTAAGTCGGTGGCGCTCGTCTCCGACGCGGGGACGCCGGGCATATCCGACCCCGGATATAAGATAATAAGGGCCTGCATAGATAATAACGTGGCGGTCGTGCCGATACCCGGGGCGTCCGCGCTTCTTACAGCGCTCAGTATATCCGGTAAGCCCACGGACAAGTTCGCGTTCGAAGGTTTTCTGTCGAATAAATCCGCAAGAAGGAGAAGGCAGCTGCAGAAACTCCGCGATGAAGGCAGGACCGCCGTGTTGTATGAATCGCCGCACAGGATATTGAAACTTTTAGAAGACATACTCGAGATATACGGCGACGTAGACCTGGCGCTCGTAAGAGAGGCAACCAAAAAATTCGAAGAGGTAAGAAGAGAGAAGGTAACGGCGTCGATCGCGCATTTCAGCGCGAAAAAACCGCAGGGCGAATTCACTGTCATAATATAA